One Dethiobacter alkaliphilus AHT 1 genomic window carries:
- a CDS encoding GNAT family N-acetyltransferase — protein sequence MIIREIREDDAILFLDLQKTIEEETQFMLLESGERETAVAEKRKLIRAVLNRDNQTVFVVENNDGRLVGYLRALGGEYEKSRHTAYITMGVLQEFTGQGLGTRLLETLDEWAQHNGIHRLELIVMQPNKAAIGLYEKMGYEIEGTKRDSLFIDGVYVDEYYMGKLLPKS from the coding sequence TTGATCATCCGGGAAATTCGTGAAGATGATGCCATATTGTTTCTTGATTTGCAAAAAACCATCGAAGAAGAAACGCAGTTTATGTTATTGGAATCGGGTGAGCGGGAAACTGCGGTGGCAGAGAAACGGAAACTAATCAGAGCTGTGCTAAACCGTGACAATCAGACCGTCTTTGTTGTTGAAAATAATGACGGCAGGCTGGTGGGTTATCTGCGTGCCCTGGGTGGCGAGTATGAAAAAAGCAGACATACCGCCTATATTACCATGGGTGTACTGCAGGAGTTTACCGGCCAGGGCCTTGGCACCCGCTTATTGGAGACACTGGATGAGTGGGCACAGCATAACGGCATTCACCGCCTGGAGCTAATTGTAATGCAGCCTAACAAAGCAGCCATCGGCCTGTATGAAAAGATGGGTTATGAAATAGAAGGCACAAAAAGGGATTCTCTGTTTATTGACGGAGTGTATGTGGATGAGTATTACATGGGGAAACTGCTACCTAAATCCTAA
- a CDS encoding copper-translocating P-type ATPase — MNEKKHNGSSHSMETDHEKDNNHEEHKSGEHDNKSGSHDEHGDHDSGGHDKHSDHDSNGHDEHADHDSGGHGGHGSGHSETDHHRMMIKDFRRRFWFSLILSIPVLALSPMFQDWLRYTLEFPGDDWVFFIFASAIYFYGGWPFLTGLVDEVKKKQPGMMTLIGLATTVAYVYSTAVFFGFPGDVLYWEMVTLIDIMLLGHWMEMKSILSASQALEKLMELMPDTAHLVTEDGETKEVKISKLKDDDVVLVKPGEKIPADGEIVDGKSYVDESMITGESKPVERKKSDNVIGGSVNGEGSVKVKISGVGDDSYLSKVVNLVQDAQKTKSRSQRLADKAHFVLTVVALTGGTLTLIAWTLAGESVAFSIERAVAVMVIACPHALGLAIPLVVSISTSISANNGLLIRNRTQFEKARNISMVVFDKTGTLTEGKFGVTGINTEDDYDEKELIRLAAAVEKESEHPIATGIVEKAKSMDLDIPDVSEFNSFKGKGIEGMADGKNIKVVSPGYLREHDIDFQKETKEEATTTVYVLIDDKLAGAISLADKIRPQSYEAIKALHKMGIKCHMLTGDNNETAKKVSEELGLDGFEAEVLPDKKQTKVKELQEKGELVAMTGDGVNDAPALAQADIGIAIGSGTDVAAETADVILVDSNPQDVVTLIRFGKATYRKMVQNLFWASAYNIVALPLAAGVLYGAGIIISPSVGAVAMSLSTIIVAINAKLLRLDKNSDDGQPQSSSANQAASA; from the coding sequence ATGAATGAGAAAAAGCACAACGGCAGCTCTCATTCCATGGAGACAGATCACGAAAAAGATAATAACCATGAGGAACATAAGTCAGGTGAGCATGACAATAAGTCCGGCAGTCATGATGAACACGGTGACCATGATTCAGGCGGTCATGATAAACACAGTGACCATGATTCAAACGGTCATGATGAACACGCCGACCACGATTCAGGGGGTCATGGAGGGCATGGCAGTGGACATTCGGAAACCGATCACCACCGCATGATGATTAAGGACTTCCGCAGACGCTTTTGGTTTTCCCTTATTCTCTCCATACCTGTCCTGGCACTTTCTCCCATGTTTCAGGATTGGCTAAGATATACTCTGGAATTTCCCGGCGACGACTGGGTATTCTTTATCTTTGCTTCAGCCATCTATTTCTACGGCGGCTGGCCTTTCTTAACCGGCCTGGTGGACGAAGTAAAGAAAAAGCAGCCCGGCATGATGACCCTGATTGGCCTGGCCACCACCGTGGCTTATGTCTACAGTACCGCCGTATTTTTCGGATTCCCGGGTGATGTACTGTACTGGGAAATGGTAACGCTGATTGACATCATGCTCTTGGGTCACTGGATGGAGATGAAATCAATCCTTAGCGCCTCCCAGGCATTGGAGAAACTGATGGAGCTTATGCCGGATACAGCGCATCTGGTAACAGAAGACGGAGAAACAAAAGAAGTAAAAATCAGCAAGCTAAAAGATGATGATGTGGTACTGGTAAAGCCCGGGGAGAAAATCCCCGCCGACGGAGAAATAGTTGACGGTAAAAGTTATGTGGACGAATCCATGATTACCGGTGAATCCAAGCCGGTGGAGCGTAAAAAAAGCGATAATGTTATCGGGGGTTCGGTAAATGGCGAAGGATCCGTGAAGGTAAAAATATCCGGTGTGGGTGACGATTCGTATTTATCAAAGGTAGTGAACCTGGTACAGGATGCGCAAAAGACCAAGTCCAGATCCCAGAGGCTGGCGGACAAAGCACATTTTGTCCTCACTGTTGTAGCGCTTACAGGTGGAACCCTTACCCTGATTGCCTGGACTTTGGCCGGAGAATCAGTGGCTTTCTCCATTGAACGGGCAGTGGCCGTGATGGTTATCGCCTGCCCCCATGCACTGGGGTTAGCCATCCCGCTGGTGGTATCGATCTCCACCTCCATTTCTGCCAACAACGGCCTGTTAATCCGCAACAGAACACAGTTTGAAAAAGCCAGAAATATTTCAATGGTGGTTTTTGATAAAACAGGCACGCTGACGGAAGGTAAGTTTGGTGTTACCGGAATTAACACTGAAGATGATTATGATGAAAAAGAATTGATTCGCTTGGCTGCGGCGGTGGAAAAAGAGTCTGAACATCCCATTGCCACCGGCATTGTGGAAAAGGCAAAAAGCATGGACCTGGACATTCCCGACGTATCCGAATTCAACTCTTTTAAAGGCAAGGGTATTGAAGGTATGGCTGACGGCAAAAACATTAAAGTTGTCAGTCCCGGCTACCTGCGGGAACATGACATCGATTTTCAGAAAGAAACCAAAGAAGAAGCAACAACCACTGTTTATGTGCTGATAGATGATAAACTGGCTGGAGCCATTAGCTTAGCCGATAAAATCAGGCCCCAGTCATATGAGGCCATCAAAGCTTTGCATAAGATGGGTATTAAGTGCCATATGCTAACCGGCGATAATAACGAAACTGCTAAAAAGGTTTCAGAAGAATTAGGCCTGGACGGATTTGAAGCAGAAGTTCTGCCGGATAAAAAACAAACTAAAGTTAAAGAACTGCAGGAAAAAGGTGAACTGGTGGCCATGACCGGGGACGGCGTCAACGACGCTCCAGCCCTGGCCCAAGCCGATATTGGGATAGCCATCGGCTCCGGTACCGATGTGGCCGCTGAAACCGCCGATGTAATTTTGGTGGACAGCAACCCCCAGGATGTGGTTACCCTGATTCGTTTCGGTAAGGCCACTTACCGCAAAATGGTGCAAAACCTGTTTTGGGCCTCGGCTTACAACATCGTTGCCCTGCCGCTGGCAGCCGGCGTCCTTTATGGTGCGGGAATTATTATCTCCCCCTCGGTGGGAGCCGTTGCCATGTCCTTAAGCACCATCATCGTTGCCATCAACGCCAAACTGCTCAGACTGGATAAAAACTCAGATGACGGACAGCCACAGTCCTCTTCTGCAAACCAAGCAGCCAGTGCATAA
- the gatB gene encoding Asp-tRNA(Asn)/Glu-tRNA(Gln) amidotransferase subunit GatB yields MTNYETVIGLEVHVELATKTKIFCSCPTEFGKEPNTHVCPVCLGFPGTLPVLNKRVVEYAIMAGLALNCEIPRMSKFDRKNYFYPDLDKAYQVSQFDQPVAVNGYLDIDVDGQTKRIRVNRVHIEEDAGKLVHSDFGDYSLADYNRGGVPLIEIVSEADMRSPEEAKAYLEKLKSIIQYTGVSDVKMEEGSLRCDANVSIMPQGSTEFGTRTEIKNMNSFRAVQRGIEYEVERHKDVLATGGKLIQETRRWDEDKGVTYSMRSKEEAHDYRYFPEPDLVPVVVEEQWVEEIRSGLPEMPDERRKRYVAEMGLPEYDAGVITASKSMADFFEAAVAEYKDAKAVSNWVMGDISRSLKAEGLEIQDTKLTPAHLVAMLKLQEDGTISGKIAKTVFEEMFASGKMPADIVKEKGLVQITDEGAIAAIVDQVIADNPKPVDDYKSGNEKAIGFLVGQVMKLSKGKANPGLANKLLKEKLQ; encoded by the coding sequence ATGACAAATTATGAAACGGTAATCGGCCTGGAAGTCCACGTGGAACTGGCTACCAAAACAAAAATATTTTGTTCCTGCCCCACCGAGTTCGGCAAAGAGCCCAACACCCATGTTTGCCCGGTATGCCTGGGTTTTCCCGGTACCCTTCCCGTTTTAAACAAACGGGTTGTGGAATATGCCATTATGGCCGGCCTGGCTCTAAACTGTGAAATTCCCAGAATGTCCAAGTTTGACCGCAAAAATTACTTCTATCCTGATTTGGACAAGGCCTATCAGGTTTCTCAGTTCGATCAGCCGGTGGCTGTTAACGGTTATCTGGATATTGATGTGGACGGCCAGACCAAGCGCATTCGTGTAAACCGGGTCCACATTGAAGAAGATGCGGGCAAACTGGTTCATTCAGATTTCGGTGACTACTCGCTGGCCGACTATAACCGTGGCGGTGTACCCCTCATTGAAATTGTCTCCGAAGCAGATATGCGCTCCCCGGAAGAAGCAAAAGCCTATCTGGAAAAGTTAAAAAGTATTATCCAGTATACCGGCGTCTCCGATGTAAAAATGGAGGAAGGCAGCCTGCGCTGCGACGCCAACGTTTCCATTATGCCACAGGGCAGTACAGAGTTTGGCACCAGAACGGAAATCAAAAACATGAACTCTTTCCGTGCGGTTCAGCGCGGAATCGAATATGAGGTGGAGCGCCATAAGGATGTGCTGGCCACCGGCGGTAAGTTAATCCAGGAAACACGCCGCTGGGATGAGGACAAAGGTGTAACCTATTCCATGCGCTCCAAAGAAGAAGCCCACGATTACCGCTATTTCCCGGAGCCGGACCTTGTTCCTGTGGTCGTGGAAGAGCAATGGGTAGAAGAGATTCGCTCCGGTCTGCCTGAGATGCCTGATGAGCGCCGCAAGCGCTATGTGGCTGAGATGGGCCTGCCTGAATACGACGCCGGTGTGATTACCGCTTCCAAATCAATGGCCGATTTCTTTGAAGCCGCCGTTGCCGAGTATAAAGATGCCAAAGCGGTATCCAACTGGGTGATGGGTGATATCAGCAGATCTTTAAAAGCGGAGGGCCTGGAGATTCAGGACACTAAGCTTACCCCGGCCCATCTGGTAGCCATGTTAAAGCTGCAGGAAGACGGCACCATCAGCGGTAAAATCGCCAAAACCGTCTTTGAAGAAATGTTTGCCTCCGGAAAAATGCCCGCCGACATCGTCAAAGAAAAAGGCCTGGTGCAGATTACCGACGAAGGCGCCATCGCCGCCATCGTGGATCAGGTCATAGCCGACAACCCTAAACCGGTGGACGACTATAAATCCGGCAACGAAAAAGCCATCGGCTTCTTAGTGGGCCAGGTCATGAAACTCTCCAAAGGCAAAGCCAACCCCGGCCTTGCCAACAAACTACTCAAAGAAAAACTCCAGTAA
- the gatA gene encoding Asp-tRNA(Asn)/Glu-tRNA(Gln) amidotransferase subunit GatA has protein sequence MLEKLTVAEALDKLNNKEISSRELTEAVLSRIDSVEETIKAYVTVTRQEALAKAAQIDAKRLNGEKLGPLAGIPVALKDNMCTNGILTTCSSKMLHNFLPPYDATVTELLQDAGTVLVGKTNMDEFAMGSSTENSAFFTTRNPWDVKRVPGGSSGGSAAAVAAGEATFSLGSDTGGSIRQPAAYCGVVGMKPTYGRVSRYGVVAFASSLDQVGPVTKDVKDCALVMNAIAKYDPRDTTSADVPTPDYTQGLDGNVKGMKIGVPKEYFVEEIDPGIKDTVRKAIDVLVSLGAEAEEISLPHTHYGIPAYYLIAPAEASSNLARFDGVQYGFRAEGADSLIEMYKKTRSEGFGSEVKRRIMLGTYSLSSGYYDDYYLKAQKVRTLIKQDFDEAFKKYDVIITPTTPNTAFVSGTVEDLLSMYLNDICTIGVNMSGLPALSVPCGFAEGLPVGMQFIGKAFDEATILKAAYAYEQNRGVKIDLPELSGKGGAAQ, from the coding sequence TTGCTGGAAAAGTTAACGGTTGCAGAAGCATTGGACAAGTTAAACAATAAAGAAATCAGTTCACGGGAACTGACAGAGGCGGTATTGTCACGAATTGATTCCGTGGAGGAAACAATCAAGGCTTATGTTACGGTTACACGGCAGGAGGCTTTGGCCAAAGCTGCCCAAATTGACGCTAAACGCTTAAACGGAGAGAAGTTGGGCCCACTGGCGGGAATTCCTGTGGCTCTTAAAGATAACATGTGCACCAACGGTATCCTAACTACCTGCTCCTCAAAAATGCTACATAATTTCCTGCCACCCTATGATGCCACGGTGACGGAACTATTGCAGGACGCTGGCACGGTGTTGGTGGGTAAAACTAATATGGATGAATTTGCCATGGGTTCATCAACGGAGAACTCTGCATTTTTTACCACCCGTAACCCCTGGGACGTAAAGAGGGTACCGGGGGGCTCCAGTGGTGGTTCCGCCGCCGCCGTAGCTGCCGGTGAAGCCACTTTTTCCCTGGGATCCGATACCGGAGGCTCCATTCGCCAACCTGCAGCATATTGTGGTGTGGTGGGCATGAAGCCCACTTACGGCCGTGTTTCCCGCTACGGCGTGGTAGCTTTTGCTTCTTCGCTGGACCAGGTGGGGCCTGTAACAAAAGACGTAAAAGACTGTGCCCTGGTGATGAACGCCATCGCCAAGTACGATCCGCGGGACACCACCTCTGCAGATGTTCCCACCCCGGATTACACCCAAGGGTTGGACGGCAATGTAAAGGGTATGAAAATCGGGGTGCCCAAGGAATACTTTGTGGAAGAAATCGACCCCGGCATTAAAGATACGGTGCGCAAAGCCATCGATGTTTTGGTTTCCCTGGGTGCGGAGGCAGAGGAAATTTCACTGCCGCACACACACTATGGTATACCGGCCTATTATCTCATTGCGCCGGCGGAAGCTTCCAGCAACCTGGCCCGTTTTGACGGAGTTCAATACGGATTCCGTGCCGAAGGTGCCGACAGCCTGATTGAAATGTATAAAAAGACCCGCAGCGAAGGATTCGGTAGCGAAGTTAAACGCCGCATCATGCTGGGGACATACTCCTTAAGCTCCGGCTACTACGATGACTATTACCTGAAGGCGCAAAAGGTCAGAACCCTGATTAAGCAGGATTTTGACGAAGCCTTTAAAAAGTATGATGTAATTATCACACCAACCACCCCCAACACCGCCTTTGTGTCCGGCACCGTTGAAGACTTACTCTCCATGTATTTAAATGATATCTGCACCATCGGTGTCAACATGTCCGGCTTGCCCGCACTGTCAGTTCCCTGCGGCTTTGCCGAAGGGTTGCCGGTGGGCATGCAATTTATCGGTAAAGCTTTTGATGAAGCTACCATTTTAAAAGCAGCTTATGCCTATGAGCAAAACCGCGGGGTAAAAATTGACTTGCCCGAGCTTTCCGGCAAAGGGGGTGCGGCCCAATGA
- the gatC gene encoding Asp-tRNA(Asn)/Glu-tRNA(Gln) amidotransferase subunit GatC, whose translation MKITREAVDHVANLARLEITDAEADEFTIQLNSILEYADKLNRLDTKDITPTAHVMPMQNVFREDEVHTCLPREQALANAPEEEDGMFRVPPVIE comes from the coding sequence ATGAAAATTACCCGCGAAGCGGTGGACCATGTGGCCAATCTGGCCAGATTAGAAATAACAGATGCGGAAGCCGATGAGTTTACCATCCAGTTAAATTCTATCCTGGAGTATGCGGATAAACTAAACCGGTTAGATACCAAAGACATTACACCAACAGCGCACGTGATGCCCATGCAAAATGTTTTCCGGGAAGATGAGGTTCACACCTGCCTGCCGCGGGAGCAGGCGTTGGCCAACGCACCGGAAGAAGAAGACGGCATGTTCCGTGTACCGCCTGTAATAGAGTAA
- a CDS encoding PaaI family thioesterase, with the protein MEFADGNRCFVCGMDNPHGLRLTFQWDGEEYFTEFYTDERYQGYNGVTHGGITATILDEVMAKHLTTRGLGVVTASMELRYRKPVPTGVKIRCVAHLVEHKRNIFKMGAKAILPDGVVAVEAAAKFVQIGDIKETGEE; encoded by the coding sequence ATGGAATTTGCAGACGGTAACCGCTGTTTTGTCTGCGGGATGGACAATCCCCACGGCCTGAGGTTAACATTTCAGTGGGATGGCGAAGAGTACTTTACCGAGTTTTATACCGATGAGCGGTATCAGGGTTACAATGGAGTTACCCACGGTGGAATTACAGCCACCATTCTGGACGAAGTTATGGCCAAGCACCTGACCACCCGAGGGCTGGGAGTAGTCACTGCCAGCATGGAGCTTCGCTATAGAAAGCCTGTGCCCACCGGAGTTAAAATACGTTGTGTGGCACATTTGGTGGAGCACAAACGCAATATTTTTAAAATGGGTGCCAAAGCTATTCTGCCCGATGGTGTTGTGGCGGTGGAAGCAGCGGCAAAATTCGTACAGATCGGCGATATTAAAGAGACAGGGGAGGAATAA
- a CDS encoding type 1 glutamine amidotransferase domain-containing protein — translation MRLQGKRIALLVEDLYEDNEYWYPYFRLSEEGAEVETVAPEIKTYQSKHGQPAKATISAQNALGSQYDALVIPGGFSPDKMRRSPDMVELVKKLYEENKPVAAICHGPWMLASAGALKGRRATCFFSIRDDVVNAGADYVDEEVVQDGNVITSRQPKDLPAFCRTLIDALL, via the coding sequence ATGCGCTTACAGGGAAAACGTATCGCCCTGTTGGTAGAAGACTTATACGAAGACAATGAATACTGGTATCCCTATTTTCGTCTGTCTGAAGAAGGGGCTGAAGTGGAAACGGTGGCACCGGAAATTAAAACATATCAAAGCAAACACGGTCAGCCGGCTAAAGCCACAATTTCTGCACAAAATGCTTTGGGCAGCCAATATGATGCACTGGTAATTCCCGGTGGTTTCTCGCCGGACAAGATGCGCCGCTCCCCGGATATGGTGGAGTTGGTGAAAAAGCTTTATGAGGAAAACAAACCGGTGGCAGCTATTTGTCACGGCCCCTGGATGCTGGCCTCCGCAGGCGCATTAAAGGGACGCAGGGCCACCTGTTTCTTCTCCATCCGTGACGATGTGGTAAATGCGGGCGCCGACTATGTGGACGAAGAAGTGGTGCAGGACGGTAATGTGATAACTTCCCGTCAACCAAAAGACTTACCGGCTTTTTGCCGCACCTTAATTGACGCGCTGCTTTAG